In Alteribacter lacisalsi, a genomic segment contains:
- a CDS encoding metal ABC transporter solute-binding protein, Zn/Mn family, translated as MKRFKMTAFSAMLITSAFLTACGANEETAEQDQDDSGTDEAVEEEPLSVYTTLYPLEDFASKIGGDHVEVENIVPVGADAHTFEPTAQQMISVADGDLFIYNGAGFEGFTDMISDILEGENVEIVEASHGIDLIGYDHDHSHDHGHEDDDHDHGHEDDDHGHEDDDHGHEDDDHGHEDDDHGHEDDDHGHEDDDDHSHEDDDHGHEDDDHGHEDDEHGHEDDDDHGHEDDDHGHEDDDHGHEDDDHGHDHHHDHDHGDEDPHVWLDPIRAAELAENVKNALIDLRPEAEEYFTDNFETLKADLEELDEEFQAMADDKDKDTIIVSHAGYGYWDDRYGIHQIGISGISPTNEPSIQQIEETIAYAEENNINYVMFEQNIPTNIAETVRSEVGAEDLWLHNLEALTEEDIENDEDYFSLMRRNLEVLETALNN; from the coding sequence ATGAAAAGATTTAAAATGACGGCATTTTCCGCCATGCTGATCACATCAGCATTTCTTACTGCATGCGGAGCAAATGAGGAGACTGCCGAGCAGGATCAGGATGATTCCGGTACTGATGAAGCGGTTGAAGAGGAGCCGTTATCTGTTTATACGACTCTTTATCCACTTGAGGACTTCGCATCTAAAATAGGCGGAGACCATGTGGAAGTAGAGAATATTGTTCCGGTTGGAGCAGATGCACATACGTTTGAACCGACTGCTCAGCAGATGATCAGCGTGGCAGACGGTGATTTGTTTATCTATAACGGTGCCGGTTTTGAAGGGTTCACAGATATGATCAGCGACATCCTAGAAGGCGAAAATGTGGAAATTGTTGAAGCGTCACACGGAATTGATCTGATTGGATATGACCACGATCACAGTCACGACCACGGCCATGAGGACGACGACCATGACCACGGTCACGAGGATGACGACCACGGCCACGAGGATGACGATCATGGCCACGAGGATGACGACCACGGCCATGAGGATGACGACCATGGCCATGAGGACGACGACCACGGTCATGAAGACGACGATGACCACAGTCATGAGGACGACGACCACGGTCATGAAGATGACGATCACGGCCACGAGGACGATGAGCACGGTCATGAAGACGACGATGACCACGGTCATGAGGACGACGATCACGGCCACGAGGACGACGACCACGGTCATGAAGATGACGACCACGGCCACGATCATCACCATGACCACGATCACGGTGACGAAGATCCTCACGTATGGCTTGATCCAATCCGTGCTGCGGAACTTGCAGAGAACGTAAAAAATGCCCTGATTGACCTTCGTCCTGAGGCTGAGGAGTACTTTACTGATAACTTTGAAACACTGAAAGCTGACCTTGAAGAGCTTGACGAGGAGTTTCAGGCAATGGCCGACGATAAGGACAAAGACACGATCATTGTTTCCCACGCCGGATATGGGTACTGGGACGATCGCTATGGTATTCATCAAATAGGAATCTCAGGAATTTCACCGACGAATGAACCTTCCATTCAGCAGATCGAGGAGACGATTGCCTATGCTGAAGAAAATAACATTAACTACGTTATGTTCGAACAGAACATTCCAACCAACATTGCTGAAACCGTAAGAAGTGAGGTTGGTGCTGAGGATTTGTGGCTTCACAACCTTGAAGCACTGACGGAGGAAGATATTGAGAACGACGAAGACTATTTCTCTCTGATGCGTCGTAACCTTGAAGTCCTTGAAACAGCACTGAATAACTAA
- a CDS encoding dihydrolipoamide acetyltransferase family protein, producing MPQLGESVTEGTITKWLVSPGDQVNKYDPIAEVMTDKVNAEVPSSYAGTIAELVAGEDETISVGEVICTMNVEGETEEDTTSTSASSSDPSQEKAEKEEKADADTSAKKRYSPAVLRMAQEHSIDLEQVEGSGRGGRITRKDLQSLLDSGNLPKQGTAPHDTAGGRQPAPEEMATNETARQAERERDVQSYAPQQQAVTNGRVEEIPVSGVRKAIAQNMVKSKHEAPHAWMMVEVDVTDLVKYRNKVKQSFADQEGMKLTFLPFFVKAVVDGLKKYPQINSSWQGDKIIRHKDVHISLAVATEESLFVPVIKHADEQTIKGLARQIDDLAGRVRTGSITQADMQGGTFTVNNTGSFGSVMSQPIINHPQAAILSVESIVKKPVILDNDAIAVRHMVNLCMSLDHRVLDGLICGKFMADVKNTLENMNEDTIRLY from the coding sequence ATGCCCCAGCTCGGGGAAAGTGTAACAGAAGGTACAATTACAAAATGGCTTGTCAGCCCTGGCGACCAGGTGAACAAATACGACCCAATCGCCGAAGTTATGACGGATAAAGTAAATGCCGAAGTGCCATCTTCCTATGCAGGAACAATCGCTGAACTGGTTGCAGGTGAAGATGAAACCATCAGTGTAGGTGAAGTGATCTGTACAATGAACGTGGAGGGCGAAACCGAAGAAGACACGACTTCTACTTCTGCCTCTTCATCAGATCCCTCACAGGAAAAAGCAGAAAAAGAAGAGAAAGCTGATGCCGACACGTCAGCCAAAAAACGCTACTCTCCTGCCGTGCTGCGTATGGCTCAGGAACACAGCATCGATCTTGAACAGGTTGAAGGAAGCGGCCGCGGCGGACGTATTACCCGTAAAGATCTCCAGAGTCTCCTTGACAGCGGGAACCTTCCGAAGCAGGGAACGGCGCCTCATGACACTGCTGGAGGCCGTCAGCCTGCCCCTGAAGAAATGGCAACAAATGAAACAGCCCGTCAGGCTGAGAGGGAGCGTGACGTTCAATCTTATGCTCCGCAGCAGCAAGCTGTCACTAACGGACGTGTGGAAGAGATCCCTGTATCCGGCGTACGTAAAGCAATTGCCCAGAACATGGTGAAATCGAAGCACGAGGCTCCGCATGCGTGGATGATGGTTGAAGTGGATGTGACTGACCTTGTAAAATACCGCAATAAAGTCAAGCAGTCTTTTGCCGACCAGGAAGGCATGAAGCTGACATTCCTGCCGTTCTTCGTTAAAGCTGTTGTGGACGGCCTTAAGAAATACCCGCAGATCAATTCCAGCTGGCAGGGAGATAAAATTATCCGTCATAAAGATGTTCACATTTCACTTGCAGTTGCGACAGAAGAATCCCTGTTCGTCCCTGTTATTAAGCACGCAGACGAACAGACGATAAAAGGTCTTGCCCGTCAGATTGATGATCTTGCAGGTCGTGTGAGAACAGGAAGTATTACGCAGGCGGATATGCAGGGCGGAACGTTTACCGTAAATAACACTGGTTCGTTCGGGTCTGTGATGAGCCAGCCAATCATTAACCACCCTCAGGCAGCGATCCTCAGTGTGGAATCGATTGTTAAAAAGCCTGTGATTCTTGATAATGATGCCATAGCGGTCCGGCATATGGTCAATCTTTGTATGTCCCTTGACCATCGTGTACTTGACGGCCTGATTTGCGGTAAGTTTATGGCCGATGTAAAAAACACACTCGAAAACATGAACGAAGATACAATCCGTCTTTACTAA
- a CDS encoding alpha-ketoacid dehydrogenase subunit beta, translating to MAVKSYIESITMAIKEEMERDDNVFVLGEDVGRRGGVFRATDGLYEQFGEYRVLDTPLAESAIAGVGIGAAMYGMRPIAEMQFADFIMPAVNQIVSEAAKIRYRSNNDWHCPITVRAPYGGGVHGALYHSQSVEALFANVPGLKIVMPSTPYDAKGLLKAAIRDDDPVLFFEHKRAYRLIKGEVPEDDYTLPIGKADVKREGEDITVITYGLCVHFAMQAAEELEKDGYSAHILDLRTVYPLDREAIVEAAKKTGKVLLVTEDNKEGSIMSEVSAIISEECLFDLDAPVKRLAGPDVPSMPYAPTMEKEFMVNADKVEAAMRDLAEF from the coding sequence ATGGCTGTGAAATCTTATATTGAATCAATTACGATGGCAATCAAAGAAGAAATGGAACGTGACGACAATGTGTTCGTTCTCGGAGAAGATGTAGGGCGCCGCGGAGGGGTATTCCGGGCAACAGACGGTTTATATGAACAATTTGGTGAATACAGGGTTCTTGATACTCCGCTTGCGGAATCAGCGATTGCAGGAGTCGGAATTGGTGCAGCCATGTACGGTATGCGTCCAATTGCTGAGATGCAGTTTGCAGACTTTATTATGCCTGCGGTGAATCAGATCGTGTCCGAAGCTGCAAAAATCCGCTACCGTTCAAATAATGACTGGCATTGCCCGATCACGGTACGTGCCCCATATGGTGGCGGTGTTCATGGAGCTCTTTATCATTCTCAGTCGGTGGAAGCCCTTTTTGCCAACGTGCCCGGCCTGAAAATTGTGATGCCGTCAACTCCATATGACGCAAAAGGACTTCTGAAGGCGGCGATCCGTGATGATGATCCGGTTCTCTTTTTCGAGCACAAGCGGGCATATCGTCTGATTAAAGGTGAAGTACCTGAGGACGATTACACGCTTCCGATCGGAAAAGCAGATGTAAAACGTGAAGGTGAGGACATTACAGTTATCACTTACGGTCTGTGTGTTCATTTTGCCATGCAGGCTGCAGAGGAACTCGAAAAAGACGGCTACAGTGCCCACATTCTTGATCTGCGCACCGTTTACCCGCTTGACCGGGAAGCGATTGTGGAGGCAGCTAAGAAAACAGGAAAAGTACTCCTTGTAACTGAAGATAACAAAGAGGGAAGCATCATGAGTGAAGTTTCCGCCATTATCTCCGAAGAGTGTCTGTTTGACCTTGATGCTCCGGTAAAACGCCTTGCCGGACCTGATGTACCGTCGATGCCTTATGCACCGACAATGGAAAAAGAATTTATGGTTAACGCTGATAAAGTTGAAGCTGCGATGCGTGATTTAGCTGAATTTTAA
- a CDS encoding thiamine pyrophosphate-dependent dehydrogenase E1 component subunit alpha — protein MAEQRHEQLGLSNDNVLEMYEQMLLARMIDERMWLLNRAGKIPFVISCQGQEAAQVGAAMALDRDADYVLPYYRDMGVVLTFGMTARELMLSGFAKAEDPNSGGRQMPGHFGQKKNRIVTGSSPVTTQVPHAVGFGLAAKMKGEEFVSFTTFGEGSSNQGDFHEGINFASVHDLPVIFMCENNKYAISVPYDKQLNCEKVSDRAIGYGIHGETVDGNDPLAVYEAVKNARIRALSGEGPSLIEAVSYRLTPHSSDDDDSVYRERSEVEEAKKLDAIFTFGDYLRDAGILTEEKETEMKDRLRKVIDEATDYAEKAPYADAKTAYDHVYGGE, from the coding sequence ATGGCTGAACAACGCCATGAACAATTAGGTTTATCCAATGACAACGTGCTTGAAATGTATGAACAGATGCTGCTTGCCCGCATGATTGACGAGCGGATGTGGCTTTTAAACCGTGCAGGTAAAATTCCTTTTGTGATTTCCTGTCAGGGTCAGGAAGCAGCCCAGGTTGGCGCTGCAATGGCTCTGGACCGGGACGCGGACTATGTGCTTCCTTACTATCGTGATATGGGTGTAGTCCTTACTTTTGGCATGACTGCCCGTGAACTTATGCTTTCCGGGTTTGCCAAAGCGGAAGACCCGAACTCCGGCGGCCGTCAGATGCCGGGTCACTTCGGACAGAAAAAAAACCGTATCGTAACAGGATCGTCTCCTGTAACAACGCAGGTTCCCCACGCCGTAGGTTTCGGCCTTGCTGCGAAAATGAAAGGCGAAGAGTTTGTGAGCTTTACAACGTTCGGTGAAGGGTCTTCCAACCAGGGGGATTTTCATGAGGGTATCAACTTTGCAAGTGTTCATGATCTGCCTGTTATTTTTATGTGTGAGAACAATAAATACGCCATTTCAGTTCCTTATGACAAGCAGCTGAACTGTGAAAAGGTCTCCGATCGTGCTATAGGGTACGGCATTCACGGCGAGACGGTGGACGGTAATGACCCGCTTGCTGTTTATGAAGCAGTGAAAAATGCAAGAATCCGTGCATTGAGCGGAGAAGGCCCGTCTCTTATTGAGGCAGTCTCCTACCGCCTGACACCGCACTCCAGTGACGATGATGACAGTGTTTACCGTGAGCGTTCAGAGGTGGAAGAAGCGAAAAAGCTGGATGCCATTTTTACGTTCGGCGATTACCTGCGTGATGCGGGCATACTTACGGAAGAAAAAGAAACTGAAATGAAAGACCGGCTCAGAAAAGTGATCGATGAAGCGACAGACTACGCTGAAAAAGCACCTTATGCAGATGCAAAAACAGCATACGATCACGTATACGGGGGGGAATAA
- the lpdA gene encoding dihydrolipoyl dehydrogenase gives MAREYDLVILGAGTGGYVAAIRAAQLGASVAIVERGKLGGTCLHNGCIPSKALLRSAEVYQTVKKSSEFGVNAGNAELDFSQVQKRKEGIVEQLYKGVQHLMKKGKIDVFEGYGRILGPSIFSPSPGTISVENNDGSDNAMIVPKHVLIATGSHPRTLPGLELNGTTILSSDDALKMESLPESIAIIGGGVIGVEWASMLADFGVDVTVLEYASRVLPLEDEDISKEMKRALKKKGVTVITDAKVLSDEVEEQDGQMTIPYEHKGETKAASAEKVLVSVGRAANVDDIGLQNTDIKVEKGFIKVNKHYQTKESHIYAIGDVIGGLQLAHVASHEGIAAVEHMFGDGGHYVDPDMVAKCTYSSPEVANVGLTEQVAKERGFEVKTGTFSFKAIGKALVYGDTSGFVKFVSDAKTDDLLGVHMIGPHVTDMISEAALAKVLDATHWEVAETIHPHPSLSEAVGEAALAVDGKAIHS, from the coding sequence ATGGCACGTGAATATGATCTCGTCATTCTTGGTGCAGGGACTGGCGGTTATGTTGCAGCAATTCGCGCAGCACAGCTCGGCGCGTCTGTTGCGATTGTGGAAAGAGGGAAGCTCGGAGGAACCTGTCTTCATAACGGCTGTATCCCGAGTAAGGCTCTTTTACGAAGTGCGGAAGTTTATCAGACTGTAAAAAAAAGCAGTGAGTTTGGCGTAAATGCCGGTAATGCGGAGCTTGATTTCAGCCAGGTTCAAAAACGCAAGGAAGGCATCGTGGAGCAGCTTTACAAAGGTGTCCAGCATTTGATGAAAAAAGGTAAAATTGATGTCTTTGAGGGATACGGCCGGATTTTGGGGCCTTCCATCTTTTCACCTTCCCCAGGGACGATCAGTGTGGAGAATAACGACGGCTCTGATAATGCGATGATCGTACCCAAACATGTTCTGATTGCCACAGGCAGTCATCCGAGAACACTGCCGGGTCTTGAACTGAACGGCACAACCATCCTGTCATCGGACGATGCCTTGAAAATGGAATCACTTCCGGAATCCATCGCCATTATCGGCGGCGGAGTCATCGGGGTGGAATGGGCTTCTATGCTCGCTGATTTCGGCGTTGACGTAACTGTTCTGGAATACGCTTCCCGTGTGCTTCCTCTTGAAGACGAAGACATCTCCAAGGAGATGAAACGAGCACTTAAGAAAAAAGGTGTCACGGTAATTACGGATGCAAAGGTGCTTTCGGATGAAGTGGAAGAACAGGACGGTCAGATGACCATTCCGTATGAACATAAGGGAGAAACAAAAGCTGCATCTGCTGAAAAAGTGCTTGTTTCAGTTGGCCGTGCAGCTAATGTGGATGATATCGGTCTGCAGAATACAGACATCAAGGTAGAAAAAGGCTTTATTAAAGTGAACAAGCATTACCAGACAAAAGAATCTCATATCTATGCCATCGGCGATGTGATTGGCGGACTGCAGCTTGCCCATGTGGCGTCCCACGAAGGAATTGCTGCAGTTGAACATATGTTTGGTGACGGCGGCCACTACGTGGATCCTGATATGGTGGCCAAATGCACCTACTCCTCGCCGGAAGTTGCAAACGTGGGGCTGACCGAACAGGTAGCAAAAGAGCGGGGATTTGAAGTGAAAACAGGTACATTTTCCTTTAAAGCTATCGGTAAAGCGCTTGTATACGGCGATACTTCAGGCTTTGTTAAGTTTGTATCCGATGCTAAAACAGATGACCTGCTCGGTGTCCATATGATTGGTCCTCATGTAACAGATATGATTTCCGAAGCTGCCCTCGCGAAGGTGCTCGATGCCACGCACTGGGAAGTGGCTGAAACAATTCATCCGCACCCTAGTCTTTCAGAGGCTGTCGGTGAAGCGGCACTGGCCGTTGATGGAAAAGCAATTCACAGTTAA
- the buk gene encoding butyrate kinase: MEHKEHRILAINPGSTSTKIGIFDNERAIMEETLRHDRDTLAKYDSIIDQYAFRKQAILETLDSQGINLSKLSAVVGRGGLLRPIEGGTYEVNDLMLKDLQEGYSGQHASNLGGIVANEIARQFNIPSYIVDPVVVDELEDVARISGFADFERKSIFHALNQKAVARKVASEKGRKYSELNLIVVHMGGGITIGAHKQGRVVDVNNGLHGEGPFSPERAGTVPAGDLVAMCFSGEYYSGEVMKKIVGQGGLVGYLGTNDAVEVEKRISSGDEKAEIVYDAMAYQVAKEIAAAGAVLKGEADAIILTGGLAYGKDFVRKITERVHWICDVIVKPGENELQALAEGALRVLRNEEEAREYTENRVSSGEAVK, from the coding sequence TTGGAACATAAAGAACACCGTATACTGGCAATCAATCCTGGTTCAACATCCACGAAAATAGGCATCTTTGACAACGAACGGGCAATCATGGAGGAAACACTGCGGCATGACCGTGATACGCTTGCAAAATACGATTCCATCATTGATCAGTACGCATTCCGCAAACAGGCAATCCTTGAAACACTCGACAGCCAGGGTATCAACCTTTCGAAGCTTTCTGCCGTAGTTGGCAGGGGGGGACTTCTCCGTCCAATTGAAGGTGGTACATACGAAGTCAATGACCTAATGTTAAAAGACCTGCAGGAAGGCTATTCAGGTCAGCACGCGTCGAATCTGGGCGGGATTGTGGCAAATGAAATCGCCCGTCAGTTTAACATCCCGTCATACATTGTAGACCCTGTTGTTGTGGACGAGCTTGAGGATGTAGCGCGGATTTCGGGCTTCGCTGATTTTGAACGCAAAAGTATTTTTCATGCATTAAATCAAAAAGCTGTTGCAAGGAAAGTGGCCTCCGAAAAAGGGCGTAAATACAGCGAACTGAATTTAATTGTCGTCCATATGGGAGGCGGGATCACCATCGGTGCCCACAAACAGGGGCGCGTTGTGGATGTAAATAATGGACTCCACGGAGAAGGACCATTTTCACCGGAACGTGCAGGGACAGTGCCTGCCGGAGATCTTGTGGCAATGTGCTTCAGCGGTGAGTATTACTCCGGGGAAGTCATGAAGAAAATTGTTGGGCAGGGTGGCCTTGTCGGTTACCTTGGCACCAATGATGCGGTTGAGGTGGAAAAAAGAATTTCATCAGGTGATGAAAAAGCCGAAATTGTTTATGATGCGATGGCCTATCAGGTAGCGAAGGAAATTGCAGCTGCCGGAGCGGTCCTGAAGGGGGAGGCAGATGCCATCATCCTAACGGGCGGACTTGCTTACGGAAAAGATTTTGTCCGTAAAATTACGGAACGGGTCCACTGGATTTGTGACGTAATCGTCAAGCCTGGTGAAAATGAACTTCAGGCCCTGGCCGAAGGTGCGCTCAGAGTATTGAGAAACGAAGAAGAAGCAAGAGAATATACCGAAAACCGGGTAAGTTCCGGAGAGGCAGTTAAGTAA
- the bcd gene encoding branched-chain amino acid dehydrogenase, whose product MKIFKYMESYDYEQVVVCQDQQSGLKAIIAIHDTTLGPALGGTRMWTYETEEQAFEDALRLARGMTYKNAAAGLNLGGGKTVIIGDPRKDKNEAMFRAFGRYIQGLNGRYITAEDVGTTVEDMDLVYQETEFVTGISPAFGSSGNPSPVTAYGVYVGMKAAAREAFGTDSLEGKRIAVQGVGNVAYNLCRHLHKEGARLIVTDINEEAVARVVEEFGAESVGINDIYSVDCDIYAPCALGATINDETLSQLKAKVIAGAANNQLKETRHGEMLEEKGMIYAPDYVINSGGVINVADELNGYNRERAMKKVETIYDSISKIFEISKRDNIPSYVAADRLAEERIETMRKSRKQFLQNNMNIMSRGRR is encoded by the coding sequence ATGAAAATTTTTAAGTACATGGAAAGTTACGATTACGAACAGGTTGTTGTCTGCCAGGATCAGCAGTCCGGTTTGAAAGCCATTATTGCCATTCACGATACAACACTCGGGCCGGCTCTGGGCGGCACGCGCATGTGGACGTACGAAACAGAGGAACAGGCCTTTGAGGATGCTCTTCGCCTTGCCAGAGGAATGACTTATAAAAACGCGGCTGCAGGACTGAATCTCGGCGGCGGTAAAACCGTTATTATCGGAGATCCGAGAAAGGATAAGAACGAAGCAATGTTCCGTGCGTTCGGACGCTATATTCAGGGACTTAACGGCCGTTATATTACGGCGGAGGATGTGGGCACGACTGTTGAAGATATGGATCTTGTCTATCAGGAAACCGAATTTGTAACCGGTATATCACCTGCATTCGGTTCTTCGGGGAACCCGTCACCTGTAACAGCATACGGGGTATACGTAGGGATGAAGGCAGCAGCCAGAGAAGCGTTCGGTACCGACTCGCTTGAAGGAAAAAGAATTGCCGTTCAGGGAGTCGGAAATGTGGCATACAACCTCTGCCGCCATCTTCACAAAGAAGGTGCCCGCCTAATTGTGACCGATATTAACGAAGAGGCTGTCGCCCGAGTAGTAGAAGAATTCGGTGCTGAATCTGTCGGAATTAACGATATTTACAGCGTGGACTGCGATATTTACGCACCGTGTGCCCTTGGTGCAACCATCAATGATGAAACTCTGTCCCAGCTGAAAGCGAAAGTCATTGCCGGTGCAGCAAACAACCAGCTGAAGGAAACACGTCACGGCGAAATGCTTGAAGAAAAAGGCATGATTTATGCCCCTGACTACGTGATCAACTCTGGCGGTGTTATTAACGTCGCGGACGAACTTAACGGCTATAACCGTGAACGCGCCATGAAAAAAGTGGAAACAATTTATGACAGCATCAGTAAAATTTTTGAAATATCCAAACGTGATAACATTCCTTCCTATGTAGCAGCAGACCGTCTTGCGGAAGAGCGGATTGAAACGATGAGAAAATCAAGAAAACAGTTCCTGCAGAACAATATGAACATTATGAGCCGCGGCAGAAGATAA
- a CDS encoding bifunctional enoyl-CoA hydratase/phosphate acetyltransferase, which yields MNLDQLTERVKNTSGREKTFAVAHATDKGLFEAARRAMDEGIGKFVFVGPTEVMAGLAEEAGLKHDGGLWELKEAADEKQSAAAAVSLVKAKEADVLMKGMTSTSVLLKAVLNKEHGLRSGSVLSHVAAFDLPGRDSLLLLTDAAMNIAPDLKEKTAITVNAVETAKKIGFTNPKVAVIAAVETVNPAMEATLHAAALTQMNRRGQIPGCIIDGPLAFDLAVSKEAAEQKGIHSEVAGEADILVVPAIETGNALYKSLTIFGKGKVGGLITGAGAPIVLTSRADSAESKLFSITIAAGAAE from the coding sequence TTGAATCTGGACCAGTTAACTGAACGTGTGAAAAATACGTCAGGAAGAGAGAAAACATTCGCAGTTGCCCACGCCACTGACAAGGGTTTGTTTGAGGCGGCGCGCCGGGCAATGGACGAAGGGATCGGGAAATTTGTCTTTGTCGGACCGACGGAAGTCATGGCGGGCCTGGCTGAGGAAGCAGGACTGAAACACGATGGCGGCCTCTGGGAGCTTAAGGAGGCAGCGGACGAAAAACAGTCAGCTGCTGCTGCTGTGAGTCTTGTAAAGGCGAAAGAAGCAGACGTTCTTATGAAAGGGATGACATCAACATCTGTTCTTCTTAAAGCGGTGCTGAACAAGGAGCATGGTCTGAGAAGCGGAAGTGTGCTTTCACACGTGGCTGCTTTTGATCTTCCTGGAAGAGACAGCCTTCTCCTGTTAACAGATGCAGCAATGAATATTGCACCGGATCTGAAGGAAAAAACCGCGATAACAGTCAATGCGGTTGAAACTGCAAAAAAGATCGGGTTTACAAATCCCAAGGTTGCGGTTATTGCTGCGGTGGAAACCGTGAATCCTGCAATGGAAGCAACACTTCATGCGGCGGCCCTTACCCAGATGAACCGAAGAGGCCAGATTCCCGGCTGTATAATCGACGGCCCGCTGGCATTTGATCTTGCGGTTTCAAAGGAAGCTGCCGAACAAAAAGGCATCCATTCCGAAGTGGCAGGAGAAGCGGACATTCTAGTTGTTCCTGCAATCGAAACCGGAAACGCCCTTTATAAATCCCTCACCATTTTCGGTAAAGGAAAAGTGGGCGGATTGATTACAGGAGCAGGGGCACCGATTGTGCTTACAAGCCGGGCTGATTCAGCTGAAAGTAAACTCTTTTCAATTACAATTGCCGCAGGTGCGGCTGAATAG